The sequence below is a genomic window from Sebastes fasciatus isolate fSebFas1 chromosome 18, fSebFas1.pri, whole genome shotgun sequence.
ccatttgatatttatttcacagggTTTTTCACTTTGATTGAACATCTCCTGAAAGAGCATGGATGGCCTCGCTCTCACTCTCAACTGACTTGTGAGAAGGTTGTTAATAGATGTATTAATTTCCTTTCTGAGATGTTTCCCTGGCCTCTACTGGCCTCCATATCGTCTCGGCCAGATGAAcaactacaaacacaaacacatgttcaaCAACGAGTGGGCTGTTCCTCCCTGATGTCACTGTGGTGACGTCTACTTCACGTACAGCTGTCCTGACTATTTCCATTAGTATCTTAATAAAACATCCAGAAATAAAGTTCGGTATCACTCCCTCCTCTACATATTTTACACCTCTGCTTCTtcaaatgtgtacttttacccCAAACCATTGCCACATGCCCAGACCAGACCCCCAGACCCCCCCAGACCTCACCTCCCCAGAACACCAAGAGGAAAAAGGGAAAACAGACGGTCTCTGTTCATTTTCCCTCGTCCCTCGGCTTGTCGTAGAATTCTTGGATTCAGTTCTTTGAGAGGGATTTTCCCACCAATCCTCCCCGGCTGGGCCGAGCCTCTAGGAGGAGCAGTCCGTCTCAGGAGGCTTTGAAGGGGTTTCCTCTGAAGTCGTCTCACTGGAGATCCCAGTGTCTCCGTTCTCTGGTCCGTTGCTCAGGGACATCTTCTCCAGAGCTACAGGGTGGACATAGATTCAGACGTATCAGAAGGAGTCGAGCAGAAAGCATTATAACCACTGCAGAGCTCTGTGGTGTCTGAGAGGGGGCAtgacatttgtattttatgtctaGTACTCGCACGCGTGGAACAGAAACTCTGGAGCATGAGTTTTACCCGGAACGTTTTGGCAGCGCACCAGGAGTGGTAGCGGCGCTGTAGCGCCCAGTAGCTCATGATAGTCGAGTTAAACTGATAACGATTTGTGTCAAACTGCACGCCGACACTATTCAACTGAAGTCGGGTTTATATGTGGACACTTGAAACATTTAATTACAACGGCATCACCCGAATGTTCCCCGCAGCGTTCAGACAGCCTCCCACTGCAGATTCACACCGTGACAAAGTCATATCTAATGCTGTAAGTTTATCACTGCATATACAACCTCACTCCATCATAAACTATACAGAATTAATAATATCtaatgctataagagtgtttatcgctgcatatatgaccacactccatcataaacaatacagaatttATAATATCTGatgctataagagtgtttatcgctGCATATATGACCACATTCCATCATAAACTATACAGAATTAATGATATCTAATGCTATAAGAGAGTTTATCGCTGCATATACGACCTGACTCCAtcataaacaatacagaattaaagcaGATGGTCAAAGAGCGTGAGCCTTCACGTGTGAATGTTAGTCTCTTGTGCCTGCCCTGTAGAAACTAGCATAAGCAGCAGTTGAGGATTGACCAACAGCCTTTAGAtggaacattacatttacattacagacatttgtgattttatttttcttattgacaATATGTCAGTATTTGAGTGCCTTAACTGTTATAGTTACACTTATGACCAATGAGCCGCTGTTGAATGAGCTAAGCTCACAGCTCATAGCTCATTCATAAAAGCTCTACGTGTTTtagtatagttctggttgagcttgtGCTTCAATtttatgttgatggccttactttataatttcatcataattatatgaaaataacaaagctgcattttttgtttgcactagTTACTGTAGAAGACCTGTTCTTTCAGttaagaagtgtttatgttccttatggaagccatacttttgttaagaaaaacatttgttaacttatttttgccaaataaatgaatgaacataaatgaaccgaaccgaacaccgtgatatgaacccaaCCGTGAATTTagtgaaccgttccacccccaATACAGGATGTAGGTTCAgtgctgtgctgtgtttgtATCCTACTCGGTGTACTTAGTTCATTTAGTCTAGTCAACATGTATGACAGTAAACCCACTATAATCTCCCCGTAATATCATCCCATCTCTACCTGTtggtcattattaatattattattattattattgttattatgatcCATTTACAGTCTTATAATACTGATAATGCTCATGATCATTAtatgaacataaatatacatataagaAGCATTAAAGTGCTGCATTTTCCCACATAGCTCCATGTAGCACTcatgatgcaggatgacatcACCAAAACTGTCCAATCAGTGAGTTACCTGTCCGTCTGTAGAACTTCCTGTTTACTCCTCTGGTTCCtttgtaaaaagtcagtgtgaacaggacCCGGACCAGAACTAACATGGATCAATGGATCATCCCCCACCCTCCTTAGTCCGGACCACTTGAACCCAACTAGAGGTGTGAAAGGACCCTCCACACCATCAGTACATCCTGACACACCTCTCAGTCTACTCATGGATCAGTACTGAACCCATTCCATCCAGAACACTGGGTCTGTTTAGGAGTTAGCATCATGACAATCTGAcctcagtgtgtctgtgtttattctAAAGCAGCTCACTCAGTCTGAGGTACTGACTGGATTTACATCAGGCCTCACTTCCTCTTGTTTCacttcattgtgtgtgtgttgaattacTTGCAATCATTTATTGAAACATGCAGCATGAGGCTCATCATGCATCATACTGGATTTTACAAGTtaatcattaaagggactgtttgtaagaatcagaaatatcttgttaacagcaacacctgtagccgttaagtcaactaaagtcagcgtcctgttgctggcgcttgtgctcgctctacatagatatgaatgagcatcgctcaacacagtgaggagacacacgtcagctaaaagcacaatatcactctatatttcagctgcttggcagtaatgctagctgaccagacaaaggtctctccatgaatcaatgctgatcctagtgttggcttttcctgcctcagcctcccgaccgcggccggagggaacgggggagacgccggagttttggtcggagacgataacgtttctctctgcggagccccgtcacttcacaagacacaggaaacctctgtttgtctggaggagctgcagcagttatttctgcacaaacgtccactgatccttcactagatattctcagagctaaactaactgttCTGCAGTGTAGAGTGTGCAGCATGCATGTGAGAGGTGTAGCAAGCTGAGCGAGTGAGAgtgagcacggtgtgtgagtgaaggcaggcagaagagcagaggagcagagtacagcagagactccggccctggagaccaaagctacggtttCCTCTGAGTCTTCTGACCGAggtcgggggggctggagcaggaggagtgtacactgtttaacagacgggcttcactagatagagctttgaggttttggtgcttccgtgtagtttgtgttggagcctgagtctgaacagcgtagccacatgtgAGCGTGCATGGAACACCGACCCGCaacgatttatacgtgtaagttacaaacagtccctttaatataaaatataaatatctaaatatttccctctgaaatattGTAAAGTGCAAGTATAATGTAGCATAAAATGCTTTATTGTGAGGATGCTCCCATCAGTATCAGCTCATATTCCTTCTTAAAAGGGAGAGtttgggtgtttctcagtggggttgtatactgtaggtaatacactgtcTATGGATGAGAAGCTCATaaaaccccactgagaaacacccaaactatcccgtTAACAGTCTAATCAGTGCTCTCTATGAAGGCCAATAAGAGGAGCCGATCACATGATGCAAAGCACGCAACACGATTCGTCTACGCGCCACAAAACTGTCTTCACTGGAGTTGTGACTGAGAGTGGAATATCAGTTCATGATACTTTCTCATCTCTTAACTTTAATACTTAATATACTATATTGTTCAGAATAgttcaatgaataaataatggtaCACCATAAATAGACCCCACAATCAGTGTCAGCCCCAACGTCGCTCCTTAATCAGTGCAAATGCCGTGCACACCAAACACAGGGACTTTATCCAGGCGACCTGATGAATACTGACCCAACTAATACCTCTATACGGTGAAACCAACCTAACGTTCTATGAGGACGTGCTCACACCGGAACCTTACCCTGCAGTGATGCCGAGCTGTTGCTGGGCGGCGCCGTGCTGCTGTCCTCCAGCTCATCCAGGTAGAGTCGGTAGCGATGACCGCTGTCGTCTTCATACTCCACATTCTCATCATCGCTGTCCACCTCTGGAGCCACGTACACCACCTCGAACTCGATCTGTCCTCGCtgacacatcacacacatcacacacaacacacacaacacacacatcacagacaacacacacatcacacaacagacacatcacacacaacagacagcagcaatGAGCACTGAGTTAGTtactatctatatatctatctatctatctatctatctatcaatctgtCTATGGTTACCTGCTGTGACAGGATGGTGACggcctctatctatctatctatctatctatctatctatctgtctatctatctgtctatctatgtATCAATCTGTCTATGGTTACCTGCTGTGACAGGATGGTGACGGCATCCTTGTGTTTGGCATCTCTCAGATTGATGCTGTTGACAGCCAGGATGGCGTCTCCCACATGCAGCCCTCCACATCTGTCTGCAGGCTGACTGGGATGGATCTCGGAGATGAGAATGGGAACGCCGTGCTCCTTCCCACCCTGATGACACAACACATGCAACAGCTGAGTACTCCGTTAAGTGACTGGATGATGTCACTGCCAAATCTTCTGTTTAGGTTTCCTATCACGTAGTGAACACGCAAACACTCTGCACTCATACAGGACCTCCTCTTCTTTGCATGATGAAATGCTGAGTAGCACTACCACACATTGTTTTAGTTTAGTAACAGTTCATCTCACATTCAACAGTTCTAAAGGTGCTTTCAGACAGTGAGCAGCTGTCCACCCAGTACCACTGAACTAAACTTgcaaaaaaagttctgaaacttgtgtttggtggattatttctctgttgttacaatgctaatggtcattgtattttacatggttggaaagcctgtttatttaccttcacaatgatgtccaacttgtaaggatcatgcatttgtgagatgagcagcacagctgattatgtggggagcgcccaagtgAATTTCGCCAAAACTCTCTgccaatgctaaacagtgtattctcctgttggtactgactcttgttttgagctcCAGGTGCTGCCAATCAAGTGCCTGATGTGCCTGATGTGCATGGGGCCTGCTGGGGGCTGCGCCCTACTAAAGTGATCATTTGGTGTCTGCTCCAAGCATCGGCATGCCACGTTTGTCTAATCTGGATAAAGCCCGTGCGATAGGGCAAGTTGAAGCCGTTTCGCAAAACCAGGGTTgcatcctggttgaggaatggaacaccatcccacagcaacgtgtgaccaggttggtgaccagcatgaggaggaggtgccaggctgttgtggctgtgtatggatcttccaccgctactgaggctcctgacggtgtattaaatgaataaagtgtaaaattgccaatatgtcttgtttgttccttgttactgatagagagttcaatcatccaatccaccaaacaactcaaaacaagagtcaacaccaacaggagaatacactgtttaccattggcagagcattttggaacatttttcttgggcgctacccacataatcagctgtgctgctcatcccacaaatgcatgatccttacaagttggacatcattgtgaaggtaaataaacaggctttccaacgatgtaaaatacaatgaccattagcattggaacaacagagaaataatccaccaaacacaagtttccaaactttttttctgagtttatcATCATGCAGCTGAGGAGCAGGCTGAAGGTTAGCAGTATGTCTGACTCATTCAGATCATAAAGCTCTTCATTGGTCAAGAAGACGACAGGactattatatactgtatatgtttgtcCACTGCTGGTGCGGAAGTGATTACTCCCTCTGTGTGCTTTCTGTGGCTGCCATGGTTACATGGCGAGCCACAGTGGCAAGTTGAAATAATTGACCAATAATCAGCTGGGACAGTAGCAGCCATCATGTACATCAGTAACAGTCTAACAGTCCTTCctcagctgctcagcgggcagcAGAGTTCAGGAGATTAGAAAATGACAGCTCAGACATGATCTGTCTGGAACAGTTACTGGAGAAGTTAGAAGAATTTATCCTCAGTGAACATCAGGAAAATATTGGAACACCTGCTTCCCTGCTGCCTGAACATCTTTTCACTTGTGTGTGGACGTGTTGTCAGCAGGCTGTCAGAAACAAAGAGCTCTTACTGTGATGGAGATGCCGAGCCCCTCGTGATCATCTTTGACTAGCACCACCTTTCTGATCGGGCCCACTCCCTGGCTTTTCTTCAACATGTCCGGCTCCTGGAATGACATTAACACATTCAGCTGTGGGAGCACAGTAAAGGTCTGAACAGTTCCAGCTGCTGTGTGGTGTCACACTCACGTGCCCCACAGGAGAGGGGAGGGGTTTCTTCGGATCGTTGCGCCCCCTGCATGCTCGGATGACCGTCTTATGGCGGTGGAGGTGAATCTCTGCCTCCAGCTGGTTCCACAGCTTGTCGTGTGCGGGTCCTTTCATGTCCCGGCCCAGTAACTGGATCTGCTGCACCCTGGAAGACAGATCACAGGATCAGGCCCTCCATGTGTCGCTGCCCATCCAAGAAGACActtattttatatacagtagttaTGTGGTGGCGGCTCCTGCTTTTTGTCTATAGATTTTTGTTAATAATATCCTCAGTTCTAACGTAGTATCTTCCTAGCAAACCCTGTGAGCTCCAGCTCCTTACCTGCCAGCCAGCTCCTTGTCCAGGTATTTGGCAGCCAGTCTGGCTCCGTAGACCTCGGCCTGCAGTACGGCCATGTGTC
It includes:
- the gopc gene encoding Golgi-associated PDZ and coiled-coil motif-containing protein isoform X2 — its product is MSSSAGCSPAAHSSGHSSGLGPAMSMFRWLEVLEKEFDKAFVDVDLLLGEIDPDQVDITYEGRQKMTSLSSCFAQLCHKTQTVFQLNHKLEAQLVDLRSELTDVKAERKVIESEVHDQLLQLHALQLQLHAKQGQTEDSDSIKVRLEQELEVSKKEKLAEARLEAEVRLFKKENEALRRHMAVLQAEVYGARLAAKYLDKELAGRVQQIQLLGRDMKGPAHDKLWNQLEAEIHLHRHKTVIRACRGRNDPKKPLPSPVGHEPDMLKKSQGVGPIRKVVLVKDDHEGLGISITGGKEHGVPILISEIHPSQPADRCGGLHVGDAILAVNSINLRDAKHKDAVTILSQQRGQIEFEVVYVAPEVDSDDENVEYEDDSGHRYRLYLDELEDSSTAPPSNSSASLQALEKMSLSNGPENGDTGISSETTSEETPSKPPETDCSS
- the gopc gene encoding Golgi-associated PDZ and coiled-coil motif-containing protein isoform X1; amino-acid sequence: MSSSAGCSPAAHSSGHSSGLGPAMSMFRWLEVLEKEFDKAFVDVDLLLGEIDPDQVDITYEGRQKMTSLSSCFAQLCHKTQTVFQLNHKLEAQLVDLRSELTDVKAERKVIESEVHDQLLQLHALQLQLHAKQGQTEDSDSIKVRLPAPALEDMEQELEVSKKEKLAEARLEAEVRLFKKENEALRRHMAVLQAEVYGARLAAKYLDKELAGRVQQIQLLGRDMKGPAHDKLWNQLEAEIHLHRHKTVIRACRGRNDPKKPLPSPVGHEPDMLKKSQGVGPIRKVVLVKDDHEGLGISITGGKEHGVPILISEIHPSQPADRCGGLHVGDAILAVNSINLRDAKHKDAVTILSQQRGQIEFEVVYVAPEVDSDDENVEYEDDSGHRYRLYLDELEDSSTAPPSNSSASLQALEKMSLSNGPENGDTGISSETTSEETPSKPPETDCSS